A window from Primulina huaijiensis isolate GDHJ02 chromosome 11, ASM1229523v2, whole genome shotgun sequence encodes these proteins:
- the LOC140987571 gene encoding uncharacterized protein isoform X3 gives MRKNLSEDPQNSQDRKPTNLVSHCCKSELPNNVAETPVPDSVSVSVSSNDNKKVSREDIELVQNLIERCLQLYMNKDVVVKTLLNRARIDPRFTNLVWQKLEEENPNFFRAYYIRLKLKKQIISFNNLLAHQHHMMKYPVSPKVPLAPMQNGIHPVPANNLPVGYPVMQQPSLAATGKPHIDPMGYPITSCHIVNGIPAPGDHLPVPMNPGNDTAMDTYGADVSPIMPPSNSIPSMSDMPVSPTSVSSTSHFPFTASEISGMEVDTSALDTAFTSDVASSVELHLPPENRAENSRDFLGSLDHIPWNFSLSDLTADLSNLEDLGALGNYPGSPFLASDSDILLDSAEQDDIGVEEFFVDSHIVPGQCQLSDEEKHASP, from the exons ATGAGAAAG AACCTGTCGGAGGATCCACAAAACTCTCAGGACAGAAAGCCTACTAATCTTGTTTCCCATTGCTGCAAAAGTGAATTGCCAAATAACGTTGCAGAGACTCCTGTACCAGACTCAGTTTCCGTTTCAGTATCAAGCAATGATAACAAGAAAGTTTCCCGTGAGGACATCGAACTT GTTCAGAATTTGATTGAACGATGCCTACAATTGTATATGAATAAAGACGTGGTGGTAAAGACCCTACTGAACCGTGCCAGGATAGATCCTAGATTCACAAATTTAG TGTGGCAGAAACTGGAAGAAGAAAATCCCAACTTTTTTCGGGCATACTACATAAGGCTGAAACTGAAGAAGCAAATTATCTCATTCAACAACTTGCTTGCGCACCAGCATCATATGATGAAGTATCCAGTGTCCCCTAAGGTTCCATTGGCGCCCATGCAAAACGGAATCCATCCGGTTCCTG CCAATAACTTACCTGTGGGATACCCTGTCATGCAGCAGCCTTCACTTGCTGCTACAGGAAAACCTCATATTGATCCAATGGGCTATCCTATAACTAGCTGTCACATTGTCAACGGAATTCCCGCTCCAGGAGATCATCTTCCTGTGCCCATGAATCCTGGAAACGA CACAGCGATGGACACATATGGGGCTGATGTATCACCCATTATGCCACCAAGCAACAGTATTCCATCCATGTCGGATATGCCTGTGAGCCCAACTTCAGTGTCATCCACTAGCCATTTTCCCTTTACTGCATCAGAGATATCTGGCATGGAAGTTGATACTTCGGCCCTTGACACTGCATTTACGTCAGATGTGGCTAGTTCAGTCGAACTGCATCTTCCACCAGAAAATAGAGCTGAGAATTCTAGAGATTTTCTCGGATCCTTGGACCATATCCCGTGGAATTTTAGCCTCTCAGACCTGACAGCAGATTTATCGAACTTGGAAG ATCTAGGAGCTCTTGGAAACTATCCCGGCTCACCTTTTTTGGCTTCTGATTCAGATATTCTACTCGATTCGGCAGAGCAAGATGATATAGGAG TGGAAGAGTTCTTTGTTGATTCTCATATAGTTCCAGGGCAGTGCCAACTGTCGGATGAAGAGAAACATGCATCTCCATGA
- the LOC140987571 gene encoding uncharacterized protein isoform X2, whose translation MKSTKNLSEDPQNSQDRKPTNLVSHCCKSELPNNVAETPVPDSVSVSVSSNDNKKVSREDIELVQNLIERCLQLYMNKDVVVKTLLNRARIDPRFTNLVWQKLEEENPNFFRAYYIRLKLKKQIISFNNLLAHQHHMMKYPVSPKVPLAPMQNGIHPVPANNLPVGYPVMQQPSLAATGKPHIDPMGYPITSCHIVNGIPAPGDHLPVPMNPGNDTAMDTYGADVSPIMPPSNSIPSMSDMPVSPTSVSSTSHFPFTASEISGMEVDTSALDTAFTSDVASSVELHLPPENRAENSRDFLGSLDHIPWNFSLSDLTADLSNLEDLGALGNYPGSPFLASDSDILLDSAEQDDIGVEEFFVDSHIVPGQCQLSDEEKHASP comes from the exons ATGAAGAGCACAAAG AACCTGTCGGAGGATCCACAAAACTCTCAGGACAGAAAGCCTACTAATCTTGTTTCCCATTGCTGCAAAAGTGAATTGCCAAATAACGTTGCAGAGACTCCTGTACCAGACTCAGTTTCCGTTTCAGTATCAAGCAATGATAACAAGAAAGTTTCCCGTGAGGACATCGAACTT GTTCAGAATTTGATTGAACGATGCCTACAATTGTATATGAATAAAGACGTGGTGGTAAAGACCCTACTGAACCGTGCCAGGATAGATCCTAGATTCACAAATTTAG TGTGGCAGAAACTGGAAGAAGAAAATCCCAACTTTTTTCGGGCATACTACATAAGGCTGAAACTGAAGAAGCAAATTATCTCATTCAACAACTTGCTTGCGCACCAGCATCATATGATGAAGTATCCAGTGTCCCCTAAGGTTCCATTGGCGCCCATGCAAAACGGAATCCATCCGGTTCCTG CCAATAACTTACCTGTGGGATACCCTGTCATGCAGCAGCCTTCACTTGCTGCTACAGGAAAACCTCATATTGATCCAATGGGCTATCCTATAACTAGCTGTCACATTGTCAACGGAATTCCCGCTCCAGGAGATCATCTTCCTGTGCCCATGAATCCTGGAAACGA CACAGCGATGGACACATATGGGGCTGATGTATCACCCATTATGCCACCAAGCAACAGTATTCCATCCATGTCGGATATGCCTGTGAGCCCAACTTCAGTGTCATCCACTAGCCATTTTCCCTTTACTGCATCAGAGATATCTGGCATGGAAGTTGATACTTCGGCCCTTGACACTGCATTTACGTCAGATGTGGCTAGTTCAGTCGAACTGCATCTTCCACCAGAAAATAGAGCTGAGAATTCTAGAGATTTTCTCGGATCCTTGGACCATATCCCGTGGAATTTTAGCCTCTCAGACCTGACAGCAGATTTATCGAACTTGGAAG ATCTAGGAGCTCTTGGAAACTATCCCGGCTCACCTTTTTTGGCTTCTGATTCAGATATTCTACTCGATTCGGCAGAGCAAGATGATATAGGAG TGGAAGAGTTCTTTGTTGATTCTCATATAGTTCCAGGGCAGTGCCAACTGTCGGATGAAGAGAAACATGCATCTCCATGA
- the LOC140987571 gene encoding uncharacterized protein isoform X4, with protein MNKDVVVKTLLNRARIDPRFTNLVWQKLEEENPNFFRAYYIRLKLKKQIISFNNLLAHQHHMMKYPVSPKVPLAPMQNGIHPVPANNLPVGYPVMQQPSLAATGKPHIDPMGYPITSCHIVNGIPAPGDHLPVPMNPGNDTAMDTYGADVSPIMPPSNSIPSMSDMPVSPTSVSSTSHFPFTASEISGMEVDTSALDTAFTSDVASSVELHLPPENRAENSRDFLGSLDHIPWNFSLSDLTADLSNLEDLGALGNYPGSPFLASDSDILLDSAEQDDIGVEEFFVDSHIVPGQCQLSDEEKHASP; from the exons ATGAATAAAGACGTGGTGGTAAAGACCCTACTGAACCGTGCCAGGATAGATCCTAGATTCACAAATTTAG TGTGGCAGAAACTGGAAGAAGAAAATCCCAACTTTTTTCGGGCATACTACATAAGGCTGAAACTGAAGAAGCAAATTATCTCATTCAACAACTTGCTTGCGCACCAGCATCATATGATGAAGTATCCAGTGTCCCCTAAGGTTCCATTGGCGCCCATGCAAAACGGAATCCATCCGGTTCCTG CCAATAACTTACCTGTGGGATACCCTGTCATGCAGCAGCCTTCACTTGCTGCTACAGGAAAACCTCATATTGATCCAATGGGCTATCCTATAACTAGCTGTCACATTGTCAACGGAATTCCCGCTCCAGGAGATCATCTTCCTGTGCCCATGAATCCTGGAAACGA CACAGCGATGGACACATATGGGGCTGATGTATCACCCATTATGCCACCAAGCAACAGTATTCCATCCATGTCGGATATGCCTGTGAGCCCAACTTCAGTGTCATCCACTAGCCATTTTCCCTTTACTGCATCAGAGATATCTGGCATGGAAGTTGATACTTCGGCCCTTGACACTGCATTTACGTCAGATGTGGCTAGTTCAGTCGAACTGCATCTTCCACCAGAAAATAGAGCTGAGAATTCTAGAGATTTTCTCGGATCCTTGGACCATATCCCGTGGAATTTTAGCCTCTCAGACCTGACAGCAGATTTATCGAACTTGGAAG ATCTAGGAGCTCTTGGAAACTATCCCGGCTCACCTTTTTTGGCTTCTGATTCAGATATTCTACTCGATTCGGCAGAGCAAGATGATATAGGAG TGGAAGAGTTCTTTGTTGATTCTCATATAGTTCCAGGGCAGTGCCAACTGTCGGATGAAGAGAAACATGCATCTCCATGA
- the LOC140987571 gene encoding uncharacterized protein isoform X1 gives MERLMPSSIFMNLSEDPQNSQDRKPTNLVSHCCKSELPNNVAETPVPDSVSVSVSSNDNKKVSREDIELVQNLIERCLQLYMNKDVVVKTLLNRARIDPRFTNLVWQKLEEENPNFFRAYYIRLKLKKQIISFNNLLAHQHHMMKYPVSPKVPLAPMQNGIHPVPANNLPVGYPVMQQPSLAATGKPHIDPMGYPITSCHIVNGIPAPGDHLPVPMNPGNDTAMDTYGADVSPIMPPSNSIPSMSDMPVSPTSVSSTSHFPFTASEISGMEVDTSALDTAFTSDVASSVELHLPPENRAENSRDFLGSLDHIPWNFSLSDLTADLSNLEDLGALGNYPGSPFLASDSDILLDSAEQDDIGVEEFFVDSHIVPGQCQLSDEEKHASP, from the exons ATGGAAAGGCTGATGCCCTCATCTATTTTTATG AACCTGTCGGAGGATCCACAAAACTCTCAGGACAGAAAGCCTACTAATCTTGTTTCCCATTGCTGCAAAAGTGAATTGCCAAATAACGTTGCAGAGACTCCTGTACCAGACTCAGTTTCCGTTTCAGTATCAAGCAATGATAACAAGAAAGTTTCCCGTGAGGACATCGAACTT GTTCAGAATTTGATTGAACGATGCCTACAATTGTATATGAATAAAGACGTGGTGGTAAAGACCCTACTGAACCGTGCCAGGATAGATCCTAGATTCACAAATTTAG TGTGGCAGAAACTGGAAGAAGAAAATCCCAACTTTTTTCGGGCATACTACATAAGGCTGAAACTGAAGAAGCAAATTATCTCATTCAACAACTTGCTTGCGCACCAGCATCATATGATGAAGTATCCAGTGTCCCCTAAGGTTCCATTGGCGCCCATGCAAAACGGAATCCATCCGGTTCCTG CCAATAACTTACCTGTGGGATACCCTGTCATGCAGCAGCCTTCACTTGCTGCTACAGGAAAACCTCATATTGATCCAATGGGCTATCCTATAACTAGCTGTCACATTGTCAACGGAATTCCCGCTCCAGGAGATCATCTTCCTGTGCCCATGAATCCTGGAAACGA CACAGCGATGGACACATATGGGGCTGATGTATCACCCATTATGCCACCAAGCAACAGTATTCCATCCATGTCGGATATGCCTGTGAGCCCAACTTCAGTGTCATCCACTAGCCATTTTCCCTTTACTGCATCAGAGATATCTGGCATGGAAGTTGATACTTCGGCCCTTGACACTGCATTTACGTCAGATGTGGCTAGTTCAGTCGAACTGCATCTTCCACCAGAAAATAGAGCTGAGAATTCTAGAGATTTTCTCGGATCCTTGGACCATATCCCGTGGAATTTTAGCCTCTCAGACCTGACAGCAGATTTATCGAACTTGGAAG ATCTAGGAGCTCTTGGAAACTATCCCGGCTCACCTTTTTTGGCTTCTGATTCAGATATTCTACTCGATTCGGCAGAGCAAGATGATATAGGAG TGGAAGAGTTCTTTGTTGATTCTCATATAGTTCCAGGGCAGTGCCAACTGTCGGATGAAGAGAAACATGCATCTCCATGA